One stretch of Micromonospora cremea DNA includes these proteins:
- a CDS encoding cytochrome c-type biogenesis protein CcmH has translation MRWRAAVGALVLTALIGAAGAGLVRSTGGTGREDPVRAVAVGLRCPACQGESVADSRSPIAAAMRQVVADQLAQGRDRDEIRRWFVQRYGPEVLTDPPTRRAELLLWAVPALTLLAGGYAALRTLRPRPTPSARATAVRAAPTGRAARRAWRAVSVGMVSLVASVTVAASRLDRPGQDPEPADPVTVAVQLARDLEGQARYDAAARMYREALRDRPDDAIQLRLAFALLRAGDNAGAEQSAREVLTRSPDSPDGLLVLGLAQRGSRSAEAARTLRRFLTIAPEHPAAGEISRLLAAGP, from the coding sequence ATGAGGTGGCGCGCGGCCGTCGGGGCACTCGTCCTCACGGCGCTGATCGGCGCAGCGGGCGCAGGGCTGGTCCGGTCGACCGGCGGCACCGGTCGGGAGGACCCCGTACGCGCCGTGGCAGTGGGTCTACGCTGCCCGGCCTGCCAGGGTGAGTCGGTGGCGGACTCCCGGTCGCCGATCGCGGCGGCCATGCGGCAGGTGGTGGCGGACCAGCTGGCCCAGGGGCGGGACCGCGACGAGATCCGCCGCTGGTTCGTCCAGCGCTACGGCCCGGAGGTGCTGACCGACCCGCCGACCCGCCGGGCGGAGCTGCTGCTCTGGGCCGTACCCGCGCTGACCTTGCTGGCCGGCGGCTACGCGGCCCTGCGCACGCTGCGTCCCCGCCCGACCCCGTCTGCGCGGGCCACGGCCGTGCGGGCGGCGCCCACCGGTCGGGCCGCGCGCCGGGCGTGGCGCGCGGTGTCGGTGGGAATGGTGAGCCTCGTCGCGTCGGTCACGGTGGCCGCCAGCCGCCTGGACCGGCCGGGCCAGGATCCGGAACCGGCCGATCCCGTGACGGTCGCCGTGCAGCTGGCCCGCGACCTCGAGGGGCAGGCCCGCTACGACGCCGCAGCGCGGATGTACCGGGAGGCCCTGCGGGACCGCCCCGACGATGCGATCCAGCTGCGGCTCGCCTTCGCGCTGCTGCGGGCCGGCGACAACGCCGGCGCAGAGCAGTCGGCGCGGGAGGTGCTGACCCGCTCCCCAGACTCCCCGGACGGCCTGCTCGTGCTCGGGCTGGCGCAGCGCGGCAGCCGGTCCGCCGAGGCGGCGCGCACCCTGCGACGCTTCCTGACCATCGCTCCGGAGCATCCAGCCGCCGGAGAGATCAGCCGGCTGTTGGCCGCCGGCCCGTGA
- a CDS encoding RNA-guided endonuclease InsQ/TnpB family protein — protein MKIVVQVRLFPDAAQHAALRATLDLCNEAANVASTQAYQRRVFAKQSLQRLTYGQLEDMGLSAQPAIHVARKVSGAYATLTANIQAGNLGKPGSKRRQAAEGRPIRFRRDAAQPFDDRCLSWQLAARTVSIWTVAGRSGPIRFGCSDQQHALLLAHRRGESDLVRRDGKWFLYATCDIPDAPTKEPDGFLGVDLGIVNLATDSDGRDYCGKATNRVRHRNQRLRAKLQAIGTKSAKRLLKKRRRKESRFAADTNHRIAKSIVTEAERTGRGIALEDLGGIRDRVRLRRPQRVTLHSWAFHQLGQYIAYQAKRSAVAVVHVDPAYTSQGCSACGHVAKANRPNQSTFHCRSCGFAEHADRNAARNIAARGVTGWAAVSLPNAA, from the coding sequence GTGAAGATCGTCGTGCAGGTCCGGTTGTTTCCGGACGCCGCCCAGCATGCGGCGCTGCGGGCAACCCTGGACCTGTGCAACGAGGCCGCAAACGTCGCGTCCACCCAGGCGTATCAGCGGCGGGTGTTCGCCAAGCAGTCGTTGCAGCGGCTCACCTACGGCCAACTGGAGGACATGGGTCTGTCGGCGCAGCCCGCCATCCACGTCGCCCGGAAGGTATCCGGCGCGTACGCCACCCTGACGGCCAACATCCAAGCCGGCAACCTCGGCAAGCCAGGGTCGAAGAGGCGCCAGGCCGCCGAGGGCAGACCGATCCGGTTCCGTCGCGACGCGGCGCAGCCGTTCGACGACCGTTGCCTGTCCTGGCAACTGGCTGCCCGCACCGTGTCAATCTGGACGGTCGCTGGCCGATCCGGGCCGATCCGGTTCGGCTGCTCCGACCAGCAGCACGCCCTCCTGCTCGCGCACCGCCGCGGCGAGTCGGACCTGGTCCGCCGGGACGGCAAGTGGTTCCTGTACGCCACCTGCGACATCCCCGACGCACCCACTAAGGAGCCGGACGGGTTCCTCGGCGTCGACCTCGGCATCGTCAACCTCGCCACCGACTCCGACGGCCGCGACTACTGCGGCAAGGCCACAAACCGGGTCCGGCACCGCAACCAGCGGCTCCGCGCGAAACTCCAGGCCATCGGCACCAAGTCCGCCAAGCGGCTGCTGAAGAAACGCCGCCGCAAGGAATCCCGGTTCGCCGCCGACACCAACCACCGCATCGCCAAGAGCATCGTGACCGAGGCCGAACGCACCGGCCGCGGAATCGCCCTGGAAGACCTGGGCGGCATCCGCGACCGGGTACGGCTCAGACGGCCCCAGCGGGTCACGCTGCACTCGTGGGCGTTCCACCAACTCGGCCAGTACATCGCCTACCAGGCGAAGCGGTCCGCAGTGGCGGTCGTGCACGTCGACCCGGCGTACACCTCGCAGGGATGCTCCGCCTGCGGACACGTCGCCAAGGCCAACCGGCCCAACCAATCCACCTTCCACTGCCGGTCGTGCGGCTTCGCTGAGCACGCCGACCGGAACGCAGCCCGCAACATCGCCGCACGCGGTGTTACGGGCTGGGCAGCCGTCAGCCTGCCGAACGCGGCGTGA
- the tnpA gene encoding IS200/IS605 family transposase produces the protein MSPRWTPDPNIRSGRSVVYDLHVHLVFVTKYRRDVLNDAMLTHCEQIMRQVCADLGAELREFNGEDDHVHLLVHYPPKLPTSTLANRLKGVSAHYLRKEFTDRINRHIMHGHLGSPSYFAASCSGTPLEVIKDYIKEQKHPGP, from the coding sequence ATGTCACCACGATGGACCCCGGACCCGAATATTCGCAGCGGTAGAAGCGTTGTCTACGACCTGCACGTACATCTTGTCTTCGTCACCAAGTATCGGCGGGACGTCCTCAACGACGCGATGCTCACCCACTGCGAACAGATCATGCGGCAGGTCTGCGCCGACCTGGGCGCCGAGCTGCGCGAGTTCAACGGCGAAGACGACCACGTCCACCTGCTCGTGCACTACCCACCCAAGCTGCCGACCTCCACACTGGCCAACCGACTCAAGGGCGTCTCAGCGCACTACCTACGCAAGGAGTTCACCGACCGGATCAACCGGCACATCATGCACGGGCACCTGGGGTCCCCTTCGTACTTCGCCGCGTCCTGCAGCGGCACCCCACTAGAAGTGATCAAGGACTACATCAAAGAACAGAAACATCCCGGTCCGTGA
- a CDS encoding glycosyl hydrolase family 65 protein, which yields MTRLLPALKGQDSSLIQLSRVAHAWVLARTDRGRSFEMLLTALGTDLADPEHSSTRNGIHLGATAGTLDILQRCYTGLEARGDVLRLNLLLPEGLDRLDCVIRYRNQLISLHVYHERLRISAAPGSGQPVPVAVRGRSFMLCPGTIVAVALHGRAEPASRPDQGSAPPDAAES from the coding sequence GTGACGCGACTCCTCCCGGCCCTGAAGGGCCAGGATTCCTCGCTAATCCAGTTGAGCCGGGTAGCGCACGCATGGGTGCTGGCCCGCACCGATCGCGGCCGATCCTTCGAGATGCTGCTGACCGCACTCGGCACCGACCTCGCGGATCCGGAGCACAGCTCGACGCGGAACGGCATACACCTCGGCGCCACTGCCGGAACGCTGGACATCCTGCAACGCTGCTACACCGGCCTGGAGGCCCGCGGTGACGTGCTCCGGCTCAACCTGCTGCTGCCCGAAGGGCTCGACCGGCTCGACTGCGTGATCCGGTACCGAAACCAGCTGATCTCCCTGCATGTCTACCACGAGCGGTTGCGGATCTCGGCCGCCCCCGGGTCGGGGCAGCCCGTCCCGGTGGCCGTCCGGGGCAGGTCCTTCATGCTCTGCCCCGGTACGATCGTCGCCGTCGCGCTGCACGGCCGCGCCGAGCCCGCGAGTCGACCGGATCAGGGCAGTGCACCGCCCGACGCGGCGGAATCGTGA